The following are encoded in a window of Carassius auratus strain Wakin chromosome 6, ASM336829v1, whole genome shotgun sequence genomic DNA:
- the cryba2a gene encoding beta-crystallin A2a has protein sequence MNQREQMEQQGKWRITVWEEENFQGKRCEFMLECPNILDRDFQKIRSIKVDNGPWVGYEYPEYQGQQFILEKGDYPCYQAWSGNSSYRTEHLLSFRPIKCANHSDSKITLYECEDMMGRKFEMCDDYPSLQGMGWCSKEVPSMKVNSGAWVGYQFPGYRGYQYIFERDRRQGEYRKYYEYGTQAHSNQIQSIRRIQH, from the exons ATGAATCAGCGAGAGCAGATGGAGCAGCAGGGGAAGTGGAGGATCACAGTGTGGGAAGAGGAAAACTTCCAGGGCAAGCGCTGTGAGTTCATGCTGGAGTGCCCAAACATTCTGGACAGGGATTTCCAAAAGATTCGCTCTATCAAGGTGGACAACGGccc CTGGGTGGGTTATGAGTACCCAGAGTATCAGGGTCAGCAGTTCATCCTGGAGAAGGGAGATTATCCCTGCTATCAGGCCTGGAGCGGAAACAGCAGCTACCGCACTGAGCACCTGCTTTCCTTCAGACCCATCAAGTGTGCT AACCACAGTGACAGTAAAATTACCCTGTATGAATGTGAGGACATGATGGGACGCAAGTTTGAGATGTGCGATGACTACCCCTCTCTTCAAGGCATGGGCTGGTGCAGTAAGGAGGTTCCTTCAATGAAAGTTAACTCTGGAGC CTGGGTGGGCTACCAGTTTCCAGGGTACCGTGGATACCAGTATATCTTTGAGAGAGACAGACGTCAGGGAGAATACAGGAAATACTATGAGTATGGCACCCAGGCCCACAGCAATCAGATCCAATCAATCCGCAGAATTCAGCACTAA